From Xylanibacter oryzae DSM 17970, a single genomic window includes:
- a CDS encoding efflux RND transporter periplasmic adaptor subunit — translation MKKRNLMLIAAFAAILVSCGGKQGKPDFGDDEYAVRTIQSQPIEMQTNYPATIKGVQDVEIRPKISGFITRLCVHEGQTVRAGQLLFVIDNVTYVAAARQAKAVVNSARAQLNTALLTYRNNKKLFKNNVIGAYELQSARNSYESAAAALAQAQASYVSAKQNLNFCYVTSPANGVVGDLPYKVGALVNATNQNPLTTVSNISTMQVYFSMTEKDLLNMTKKAGGIHAAIKDYPAVKLQLADGTIYDHNGRVATVSGVIDQTTGSVSIRADFANPLHLLKSGGSGSIVVPRTNQTAIVIPQDAVADVQDKHFVYVLGEGNKVKYTAVTVDPENNGKDYIITSGLRPGDRIVIQGISTLTDGMKITPITETQYAAKLKKTKAMGADQSDISKLKKDFGK, via the coding sequence ATGAAAAAAAGAAATTTGATGTTGATTGCTGCTTTTGCTGCAATTCTTGTTTCATGTGGTGGAAAACAAGGAAAACCTGATTTTGGTGATGATGAATATGCTGTAAGAACAATTCAGTCTCAACCGATAGAAATGCAGACCAACTATCCTGCAACTATCAAAGGTGTACAGGATGTTGAAATTCGTCCTAAAATATCAGGATTCATTACAAGATTGTGTGTTCATGAAGGTCAGACTGTCAGGGCTGGTCAGTTACTTTTCGTAATTGATAATGTAACTTATGTTGCTGCTGCTCGTCAGGCTAAGGCTGTTGTAAATTCTGCACGTGCTCAATTGAATACTGCTTTGCTGACTTATCGTAATAATAAGAAATTGTTTAAGAACAATGTAATAGGTGCTTATGAACTTCAGTCGGCCCGCAACTCATATGAAAGTGCAGCTGCTGCGTTAGCTCAGGCTCAGGCTAGCTATGTATCAGCAAAACAGAATCTTAACTTTTGCTATGTTACAAGTCCTGCAAACGGTGTTGTTGGCGACCTTCCTTATAAGGTAGGAGCCTTGGTAAATGCAACAAATCAAAATCCGCTTACTACTGTTTCCAATATTTCGACTATGCAGGTTTACTTCTCTATGACAGAAAAAGACTTGCTGAATATGACAAAAAAGGCAGGTGGTATACATGCAGCTATAAAGGATTATCCTGCTGTAAAGTTACAACTTGCAGATGGAACTATATATGATCATAATGGTAGAGTAGCTACTGTAAGTGGAGTTATAGACCAGACTACAGGTTCTGTTTCTATCCGTGCAGATTTTGCAAACCCTCTGCATTTGCTTAAGAGTGGCGGTTCTGGTTCAATTGTTGTACCGCGTACCAATCAGACTGCTATAGTAATACCTCAGGATGCTGTTGCTGATGTTCAGGATAAGCATTTCGTATATGTTCTTGGTGAAGGCAACAAAGTCAAGTATACTGCAGTTACTGTTGATCCTGAAAATAATGGGAAAGATTATATAATAACTAGTGGTTTGAGACCTGGCGATCGAATTGTTATTCAAGGTATTTCGACTCTTACAGATGGAATGAAGATTACACCTATTACAGAAACTCAATATGCTGCTAAATTAAAGAAAACAAAGGCAATGGGAGCTGATCAGAGTGATATTAGTAAGTTGAAAAAAGACTTTGGTAAGTAG
- a CDS encoding CCA tRNA nucleotidyltransferase, with product MRLLSKQDLAEILNKDIFHKISAAADGLGVECYVVGGYVRDLFLERPSNDIDVVVVGSGIEVADALKRELGRKAKITVFRNFGTAQVKYKDLEVEFVGARKESYSHDSRKPVVENGTLDDDQNRRDFTINALAVCLNSKNFGDLVDPFDGIEDMKDGIIRTPLDPDITFSDDPLRMMRCVRFATQLNFFIEDETLEAIDRNSDRLRIVSGERIKDELNKIMMTHTPSKGFVEMQRCGLLNYVLPELGVMDIVETKNGRAHKNNFYHTLEVLDNICRTSDNLWLRWAALMHDFGKPKSKRWDPINGWTFYNHNIIGAKMVPSIFRRLMLPMDSKMKYVQKMVELHMRPIVISDDIVTDSAVRRLLNDAGDDIDDLMDLCEADITSKNSVRKQKFLDNFRTVRLKLTELKEKDYKRLLQPCIDGNEIMEIFHLKPSREVGTLKQTLKDAVLDNKVENEREPLMKLLLKKAREMGL from the coding sequence ATGAGGTTATTATCAAAACAAGATTTAGCAGAAATTCTCAATAAAGATATTTTTCATAAGATTTCAGCTGCAGCTGACGGCCTGGGTGTGGAATGTTATGTAGTAGGTGGGTATGTACGAGATTTGTTTCTTGAGCGTCCATCTAATGATATAGATGTAGTTGTTGTCGGAAGTGGAATAGAAGTAGCGGATGCTTTGAAAAGAGAATTGGGTAGGAAGGCCAAAATAACTGTTTTTCGTAATTTTGGAACAGCACAGGTTAAATATAAGGATTTGGAAGTAGAATTTGTTGGAGCTAGAAAGGAAAGTTATAGCCATGATTCTAGAAAACCGGTAGTTGAGAATGGAACTCTCGATGATGATCAGAATAGACGAGACTTTACAATTAATGCTTTGGCTGTTTGTTTGAATAGTAAAAACTTCGGTGATCTTGTTGACCCTTTTGATGGTATTGAAGATATGAAGGATGGTATTATCAGGACTCCACTTGATCCTGATATAACATTTTCGGATGATCCTCTGCGTATGATGCGTTGCGTGAGATTTGCTACACAACTTAATTTCTTTATTGAAGATGAAACATTAGAGGCTATAGACCGAAATTCAGACCGACTTAGAATTGTAAGTGGCGAACGTATCAAGGATGAACTCAATAAAATAATGATGACACATACCCCAAGTAAGGGGTTCGTGGAGATGCAAAGATGTGGCTTGCTAAATTATGTCCTACCAGAACTTGGTGTAATGGATATAGTTGAGACAAAGAATGGAAGAGCACATAAAAATAATTTTTATCATACTCTTGAGGTTCTGGATAATATATGTAGAACATCTGATAATCTTTGGTTGCGATGGGCTGCTCTAATGCATGACTTTGGTAAACCTAAGAGTAAACGCTGGGATCCTATAAATGGATGGACATTTTATAATCATAATATTATTGGTGCGAAAATGGTACCTTCTATTTTCCGCCGTCTGATGTTGCCTATGGACAGTAAAATGAAGTATGTTCAGAAAATGGTTGAATTACACATGCGTCCTATTGTTATTTCAGATGATATTGTTACAGATAGTGCTGTTAGAAGACTTCTTAATGATGCAGGTGATGATATTGATGATCTTATGGATCTTTGTGAGGCAGACATAACAAGTAAAAATTCTGTTAGAAAGCAAAAATTCCTTGATAATTTTAGAACGGTTAGGCTTAAGTTGACAGAGCTTAAGGAAAAAGATTATAAACGTTTACTTCAGCCATGTATAGATGGTAATGAAATTATGGAAATTTTTCATCTTAAACCAAGTAGGGAGGTTGGTACTTTAAAACAAACCCTAAAAGATGCTGTACTTGATAATAAGGTGGAAAATGAACGTGAACCTCTTATGAAACTTCTTCTTAAGAAGGCAAGGGAAATGGGACTTTGA
- a CDS encoding DUF1599 domain-containing protein, with amino-acid sequence MSKEVLSTEVQFENVMSECRSLFEKKLHDYNASWRILRPTALTDQLYIKAKRIRSLEIKKESFVGEGIRPEFIALINYGIIGLIQIELGFSDTIDIDSDRAMTMYDKYVKSTLELMKKKNHDYDEAWRSMRVSSYTDFILTKIERIKEIENLNGETLVSEGIDANYMDIINYAVFGVIKLTYGE; translated from the coding sequence ATGTCAAAAGAAGTATTAAGCACTGAAGTTCAATTTGAAAATGTAATGTCGGAATGCCGATCTCTTTTTGAGAAGAAATTACATGATTATAATGCATCATGGCGAATATTACGCCCTACTGCCCTGACTGACCAACTATACATAAAAGCAAAAAGGATACGAAGCCTTGAAATAAAAAAAGAGTCGTTTGTCGGTGAAGGCATACGGCCAGAATTCATCGCTCTTATCAATTACGGAATAATCGGTTTAATACAGATAGAATTAGGATTTTCTGACACGATAGACATAGATAGTGACAGAGCCATGACAATGTATGATAAATATGTAAAATCAACATTGGAGCTAATGAAAAAGAAAAATCACGACTATGATGAAGCATGGAGATCTATGCGCGTCAGCAGTTATACAGATTTTATACTTACAAAGATAGAAAGAATAAAAGAAATAGAGAACCTTAACGGCGAGACACTCGTATCAGAAGGAATAGATGCCAACTATATGGACATTATCAATTATGCCGTATTTGGCGTTATAAAACTCACATACGGAGAGTAA
- a CDS encoding BT_3928 family protein: MTKKVLKYSVINLCRFMLAITFILSGFVKAVDPLGTQYKIGDYLEALHIASYIPDILTLISSILLSSLEFCLGVFMLFAIRRHIVSKIIFVFISIMTVITLWIAIANPVSDCGCFGDAIKLTNWETFIKNIILMAAAVTVWKYPLCMVRFISKSNQWIVINYTIIFIVFISGYSLYDLPQFDFRPYHIGANIKKGMEIPPGAKQPKFENTFIMEKNGVRKEFKLDNYPDSTWKFIDSKTVQISEGYIPPIHDFSIQKVGSGEDITNNILGDKGYTFLLISPHLETADDSQLDQINQISEYCTDNGYKFYCLTASTGKAINRWQSITGAEYSFCNTDETTLKTIIRSNPGLLLIKAGTIIRKWSHNTLPDEKQFSKPLEHSEIGTMPKDSVTGKILKIILWYVLPLMVLTLADRTWAWSRWVKNKEKSNKIYQLLKRKKMRKKIVAGNWKMNMNLQDGIALAKELNDTFTAEKPNCGVIICTPFIHLASIAQFLNQDIIGLGAENCADKVKGAYTGEVSAEMVKSTGAQYVVLGHSERRSYYNETPAILKEKVQLALDNNLKVIFCIGESKEEREANRQNEVVKAELDGSVFDLSAEDFAKIVIAYEPIWAIGTGLTATSDQAEEIHAYIRNCIADKYGKQVAEDTTILYGGSCKASNAPELFAKPDIDGGLIGGASLKAADFKGIIDAWKK; the protein is encoded by the coding sequence ATGACTAAAAAAGTCTTGAAATATTCAGTTATTAATTTATGCCGGTTTATGCTGGCTATAACTTTCATATTGTCAGGATTTGTCAAGGCAGTAGACCCATTAGGAACACAATACAAGATAGGTGATTATCTTGAAGCCCTTCATATTGCATCATATATACCAGACATTTTAACACTTATCTCATCCATTCTTCTTTCTTCACTTGAGTTTTGTTTGGGTGTATTCATGCTTTTCGCAATAAGAAGGCATATAGTCTCTAAAATAATATTTGTATTCATCAGCATAATGACGGTTATCACTTTGTGGATTGCCATAGCTAATCCTGTAAGCGATTGTGGATGTTTTGGCGATGCTATAAAGCTGACGAATTGGGAAACATTCATTAAGAACATAATACTTATGGCTGCAGCTGTAACGGTATGGAAATATCCTCTTTGCATGGTGAGGTTTATAAGTAAAAGTAACCAATGGATAGTAATCAACTACACTATAATATTCATAGTTTTTATTTCAGGATACAGTCTATACGATCTACCCCAATTTGACTTTCGACCATACCACATAGGTGCGAATATAAAAAAGGGGATGGAAATACCTCCAGGAGCCAAGCAACCAAAGTTTGAGAACACTTTCATAATGGAGAAAAATGGAGTAAGAAAAGAGTTCAAACTTGATAATTATCCAGATTCGACATGGAAATTTATAGATAGTAAGACTGTCCAAATATCAGAAGGATATATACCTCCAATACATGATTTTTCGATACAAAAAGTTGGTAGTGGAGAGGATATTACTAATAATATATTAGGTGATAAAGGGTATACATTTTTGCTTATTTCGCCACATTTGGAAACAGCAGACGACAGTCAGCTTGATCAGATAAACCAAATATCCGAATACTGTACTGACAACGGATACAAATTTTATTGTCTAACGGCTAGCACCGGAAAAGCTATAAACAGATGGCAGAGTATCACCGGAGCCGAATATTCATTCTGCAATACTGATGAAACTACCCTTAAGACAATTATACGTAGCAACCCAGGACTTTTACTTATTAAAGCCGGAACCATTATACGAAAATGGAGTCATAACACACTGCCTGACGAAAAACAGTTTAGTAAACCTCTTGAACATTCTGAGATAGGTACTATGCCTAAAGACTCTGTTACTGGCAAAATACTTAAAATAATACTTTGGTATGTATTACCCTTAATGGTATTAACTTTAGCAGACAGAACTTGGGCATGGAGTAGATGGGTAAAAAACAAGGAAAAATCTAACAAAATATATCAACTTTTAAAACGTAAAAAAATGAGAAAGAAAATTGTAGCAGGCAACTGGAAAATGAACATGAACCTGCAAGACGGTATTGCTTTGGCTAAAGAGCTAAACGATACATTTACAGCAGAAAAGCCTAATTGTGGCGTAATAATCTGTACACCATTTATCCACTTGGCTTCTATCGCACAGTTCCTTAATCAAGACATTATTGGTCTTGGCGCTGAAAACTGTGCAGACAAAGTCAAAGGAGCTTATACTGGTGAGGTATCAGCTGAAATGGTAAAGAGTACAGGTGCTCAATATGTAGTACTTGGTCATAGCGAGCGTCGCAGTTATTACAACGAGACACCTGCTATTCTAAAAGAAAAAGTACAGCTTGCACTAGATAACAATCTTAAGGTTATTTTCTGCATCGGTGAGAGCAAAGAAGAGCGCGAGGCTAATAGACAGAATGAAGTAGTAAAAGCAGAACTTGATGGTAGCGTATTTGACTTGTCTGCCGAAGATTTCGCTAAAATTGTTATAGCATACGAACCTATTTGGGCTATCGGTACAGGCCTTACTGCAACATCAGACCAAGCTGAAGAGATTCATGCTTATATCCGTAACTGCATAGCAGACAAATACGGAAAGCAGGTAGCAGAAGACACAACAATCCTTTATGGTGGAAGTTGCAAAGCATCTAATGCGCCTGAACTATTTGCTAAACCTGACATTGACGGTGGTCTTATTGGTGGTGCTTCACTTAAAGCAGCTGATTTCAAGGGCATCATTGATGCTTGGAAGAAATAA
- a CDS encoding SPOR domain-containing protein encodes MKQFVTLLIILICTLSSAKAQNFLKDLQKNIPGEGSVTIHQSANIDELVNGKNFAPKAIQPNQKQQADKVRIYKKTGTEKEPEKAKKESTEKTHDTIRHEVSKPKPTEPKRKEEVSTSESSETDFDIDIPTIDLRKKVMRKSYKAMGFRVQVFAGGNSRSDRQKAQNIGNDIKMNYPDQPIYVHFYSPRWICRVGNYRSYEEAHRMLLNVKRLGYKQACIVKGKISIQY; translated from the coding sequence ATGAAACAATTCGTCACTTTATTAATAATATTAATTTGTACCTTATCATCAGCTAAGGCTCAGAATTTTCTTAAAGACCTACAAAAAAACATTCCAGGAGAAGGTTCTGTCACTATACACCAAAGTGCAAATATTGACGAATTGGTAAACGGCAAGAATTTTGCTCCAAAAGCGATACAGCCTAACCAAAAACAACAAGCTGATAAAGTAAGGATTTACAAAAAGACAGGAACTGAAAAAGAACCTGAAAAAGCAAAAAAAGAATCTACCGAAAAAACTCACGACACAATACGGCACGAAGTGAGTAAACCTAAGCCAACTGAACCCAAAAGAAAAGAAGAGGTCAGCACATCAGAATCTTCAGAAACAGATTTTGATATAGACATTCCTACTATAGATCTACGCAAAAAAGTAATGCGTAAAAGTTATAAAGCTATGGGATTCAGAGTGCAAGTATTTGCAGGCGGAAATAGCCGAAGCGACCGTCAAAAGGCCCAGAATATAGGCAACGACATAAAAATGAATTATCCAGATCAACCTATATATGTACATTTCTATTCACCACGCTGGATATGCAGAGTGGGAAACTACCGCTCTTATGAAGAAGCACACCGCATGCTTCTAAACGTAAAAAGACTTGGATACAAACAAGCATGTATAGTAAAAGGCAAAATAAGCATACAATATTAA
- the folE gene encoding GTP cyclohydrolase I FolE: MNPETEYREGIDDLAANYKNILKLLGEDPEREGLLKTPTRVAKAMQVLTRGYNMDPEKVLLDALFEEKYNQMVIVKDIDFFSLCEHHMLPFYGKVHVAYIPNGYITGLSKIARVVDIYSHRLQVQERMTLQIKECIQQTLKPLGVMVVIEAKHMCMQMRGVEKQNSITTTSDFCGAFNQAKTREEFMNLLQSEGKRI; encoded by the coding sequence ATGAATCCAGAAACAGAATATCGCGAAGGGATTGATGACCTCGCAGCAAATTATAAAAATATATTAAAACTTTTAGGTGAAGATCCCGAACGTGAAGGTCTACTTAAGACTCCTACACGTGTAGCGAAAGCTATGCAGGTGCTTACACGTGGATACAACATGGACCCTGAAAAAGTATTGTTAGATGCCCTTTTCGAAGAGAAATATAATCAAATGGTAATAGTTAAGGATATTGATTTTTTCTCATTATGCGAGCACCACATGCTACCTTTTTATGGTAAAGTACACGTAGCATATATACCAAACGGATACATTACAGGTCTAAGCAAAATAGCACGTGTCGTAGATATATACAGTCATCGTCTGCAAGTACAAGAACGCATGACCCTTCAAATTAAAGAATGCATACAGCAAACGCTAAAGCCACTAGGTGTGATGGTTGTTATAGAAGCCAAGCATATGTGCATGCAAATGCGTGGAGTGGAAAAACAGAACAGCATCACTACAACAAGCGACTTTTGCGGAGCATTCAATCAGGCAAAGACACGCGAAGAATTTATGAACCTGCTTCAAAGCGAAGGAAAAAGAATTTAA
- a CDS encoding DUF4840 domain-containing protein, which yields MKKLNLISMMLLFVTALSVMSCVNNDNNSDNLISKADQKAYQQRISGTYSGKTRLYSFDANSNKFVKQDSTVNVAWTLNADSTMSITNVPVKFFANYITTSNNNELVNLKAALAAAPNQNIKAYYCIPSTNYVSSTSINYVVTALRFSLTYNGAAHVITILTNANYVGGWNVTQRFAYVLAVTAGLYIDNTYYSSNMTTTAIEMDSK from the coding sequence ATGAAAAAGTTAAATTTAATTTCTATGATGTTACTATTCGTAACAGCATTATCAGTAATGTCATGTGTTAACAATGACAACAACAGTGATAACCTTATTTCAAAAGCTGACCAGAAAGCCTATCAACAGAGAATTTCCGGAACATATTCTGGTAAAACGAGGCTGTACTCTTTTGATGCTAATTCCAATAAATTTGTTAAACAGGATTCTACTGTTAATGTAGCATGGACTCTTAATGCAGATTCAACAATGTCAATTACTAATGTCCCTGTAAAATTCTTTGCAAACTACATTACGACAAGCAACAACAATGAGTTAGTAAACCTTAAGGCAGCTTTAGCTGCGGCACCAAATCAGAATATAAAAGCATACTACTGCATTCCTAGTACTAACTATGTAAGTAGCACATCTATAAATTATGTTGTAACAGCATTAAGATTTAGCCTCACATATAATGGAGCTGCACACGTAATTACAATACTAACTAATGCTAACTACGTAGGTGGATGGAATGTCACACAACGATTTGCATATGTACTAGCTGTAACAGCAGGTCTATATATCGATAACACTTATTACTCCAGTAACATGACTACTACTGCTATAGAAATGGATTCAAAGTAA
- a CDS encoding RNA polymerase sigma factor — protein MFKHTAVNSEEELCKRIKANDKSAIKELYTAYIGFLSAVCYRYITDKDDAKDILQNSILKVITKINTFEYRGDGSLKAWMTKILVNEIFDFIKHKEKSNIFSCDTDIPDMEDEYTPQTEDIPPALIQEILRQMPLGYRTVFNMYVFEQKSHKQIAKVLGIKESSSASQYLRAKRLLAKRIKEYKEKRKEENK, from the coding sequence ATGTTTAAGCATACGGCAGTTAACAGCGAAGAAGAGCTGTGCAAGCGAATAAAAGCTAATGACAAATCAGCTATAAAAGAGCTATACACAGCCTATATTGGCTTTTTATCTGCCGTATGCTATAGATATATTACAGACAAAGATGACGCTAAAGATATACTTCAGAATAGCATATTAAAAGTAATTACCAAAATCAACACTTTCGAATACCGTGGCGACGGTTCTTTAAAAGCGTGGATGACCAAAATATTGGTAAACGAAATTTTTGACTTTATAAAACACAAAGAAAAATCGAATATTTTCAGTTGCGACACAGATATTCCAGATATGGAGGATGAATATACGCCACAAACAGAAGACATTCCTCCAGCTTTAATACAAGAGATATTAAGACAAATGCCTTTAGGCTATAGAACGGTTTTTAATATGTATGTTTTCGAACAAAAGAGTCATAAACAAATAGCCAAGGTTTTAGGAATAAAAGAATCATCATCAGCTTCACAATATCTAAGAGCAAAAAGATTATTAGCAAAACGTATAAAAGAATATAAAGAGAAACGAAAGGAGGAAAACAAATGA